A window of Aeromicrobium sp. A1-2 contains these coding sequences:
- a CDS encoding TetR/AcrR family transcriptional regulator, which yields MTDGRKHNTDGRIARGERTRESIVAAHTALLREGVLKPTGKVIADRAGISLRTLWLNFKDLEALLVETTGYWLALDEELRTKIDSGQSQARRIKAYCRMRASRLENIAPAARSARLGEPFSEALRASRRQHVDRVVADVEAVFATELSAAGDRRDFLRAALVVTSSWPTWAMVRDDLGLSAVDAEDFMRKSIGVLLQA from the coding sequence GTGACGGATGGGCGCAAGCACAACACCGACGGACGGATCGCGCGCGGCGAACGGACCCGGGAGTCCATCGTGGCCGCGCACACCGCGCTGCTGCGTGAGGGAGTGCTCAAGCCGACCGGCAAGGTCATCGCAGACCGGGCCGGCATCTCCCTGCGGACGCTGTGGCTCAACTTCAAGGACCTCGAGGCTCTGCTGGTCGAGACGACCGGCTACTGGCTCGCACTCGACGAGGAGCTACGCACCAAGATCGATTCCGGCCAGTCGCAGGCGCGGAGGATCAAGGCCTATTGCCGGATGCGGGCGTCCCGTCTGGAGAACATCGCGCCGGCGGCCCGTTCGGCGCGCCTGGGTGAGCCGTTCTCCGAGGCGTTGCGGGCCAGCCGCCGCCAGCACGTCGACCGGGTCGTGGCCGATGTCGAGGCGGTCTTCGCGACGGAGCTCAGCGCTGCCGGAGATCGCCGTGACTTCCTGCGCGCGGCTCTGGTCGTCACCTCGAGCTGGCCCACCTGGGCGATGGTGCGGGACGACCTGGGCCTTTCCGCGGTCGACGCGGAGGACTTCATGCGTAAGTCGATCGGCGTCCTGCTGCAGGCATGA
- a CDS encoding inositol-3-phosphate synthase, with protein MGSIRVAIVGVGNCATSLIQGVEYYKDADPEGNVPGLMHVKFGEYHVNDIEFVAAFDVDAKKVGFDLSEATQASENNTIKIADVAPTGIIVQKGNTLDGLGKYYRETIEESDAPAVDVAQVLKDTKADVLVSYLPVGSEEADKFYAQCAIDSKVAFVNALPVFIASDPEWAKKFEDAGVAIIGDDIKSQVGATITHRVMAKLFQDRGVVLDRTYQLNVGGNMDFKNMLERDRLESKKISKTQAVTSNIDHDLGAKNVHIGPSDYVQWLDDRKWAYVRLEGRAFGDVPLNLEYKLEVWDSPNSAGIIIDAIRAAKIAKDRGIGGALLSASSYLMKSPPEQRPDDLGREMLEKYIRGEVER; from the coding sequence ATGGGTTCGATACGCGTAGCAATTGTGGGTGTGGGCAACTGCGCCACGTCTCTGATCCAGGGCGTCGAGTACTACAAGGACGCTGACCCCGAGGGCAACGTCCCCGGGCTCATGCACGTCAAGTTCGGCGAGTACCACGTCAACGACATCGAGTTCGTTGCCGCGTTCGACGTCGACGCCAAGAAGGTCGGCTTCGACCTCTCCGAAGCGACCCAGGCCAGCGAGAACAACACCATCAAGATCGCCGACGTCGCGCCGACCGGCATCATCGTCCAGAAGGGCAACACGCTCGACGGGCTCGGCAAGTACTACCGCGAGACGATCGAGGAGTCGGACGCTCCGGCGGTCGACGTCGCGCAGGTCCTCAAGGACACCAAGGCCGACGTCCTGGTCTCCTACCTCCCGGTTGGGTCCGAAGAGGCCGACAAGTTCTACGCGCAGTGCGCGATCGACTCGAAGGTCGCGTTCGTCAACGCGCTGCCCGTCTTCATCGCCTCCGACCCCGAGTGGGCCAAGAAGTTCGAGGACGCCGGCGTCGCGATAATTGGCGACGACATCAAGAGCCAGGTCGGCGCCACCATCACGCACCGCGTGATGGCCAAGCTGTTCCAGGACCGCGGCGTCGTCCTCGACCGGACGTACCAGCTCAACGTCGGCGGCAACATGGACTTCAAGAACATGCTCGAGCGTGATCGTCTTGAGTCCAAGAAGATCTCCAAGACCCAGGCCGTGACGTCGAACATCGACCACGACCTCGGTGCCAAGAACGTGCACATCGGCCCGAGCGACTACGTCCAGTGGCTCGACGACCGCAAGTGGGCGTACGTCCGCCTCGAGGGTCGCGCGTTCGGAGACGTCCCACTCAACCTCGAGTACAAGCTCGAGGTCTGGGACTCGCCCAACTCGGCCGGCATCATCATCGACGCGATCCGTGCGGCGAAGATCGCCAAGGACCGCGGCATCGGCGGCGCACTGCTGTCGGCCTCGTCGTACCTGATGAAGTCCCCCCCGGAGCAGCGTCCCGACGACCTCGGTCGCGAGATGCTGGAGAAGTACATCCGCGGAGAAGTCGAGCGCTAG